A genomic region of Ensifer adhaerens contains the following coding sequences:
- a CDS encoding ABC transporter ATP-binding protein/permease, protein MDSQPVPIRTTALRFARAVRMLLTSEVGGRARWMFVGLMALLFGLNGLNVVNNYVGRNFMTAIAERQMDEFIRQAVFYVCVFAVLTVTGVIARFVEERLALLWREFMTRRAVDLYLENETYYRVEVSGTLSHPDQRISEDIQAFTVTTLSYIIMLFSSTLTVVTFSGVLWSISPLLFVVAVLYAACGSYMTIVLGRPLIGLNYERLDKEASFRSSLMHVRENAESVMVTGVEGQQRTRLIHRLDDLVGNIRIITAVNRNLSYFTSGYNWMIQIIPDLIIAPAFMRGEIEFGVITQSGAAFAMLVGAFSLIVRQFNSISNFAAVVSRLSSLLEAIEKSRTRGATGVELVKKEGDLVFDHVTLGSTGGHALLHDLSISIPQGMPVLISGSHAAAGAALFRATAGIPTTGTGRITRPNEVMFLPQRPYLPPGSLRQILLPPDEPGDISDSRMLEVVHSLGLGSLVHDASGLEKEQDREMSLGEQQLLAVAKVLFARPRYVFLDRLEATLGHETFRKVANLLTENAITCINNGEEGDARDLYGAVLDCQDDGRWTWTHLRT, encoded by the coding sequence ATGGACAGCCAGCCAGTGCCGATCAGAACAACCGCACTTCGCTTTGCACGGGCTGTTCGAATGCTCTTGACCTCCGAAGTCGGTGGCAGGGCCAGGTGGATGTTCGTCGGACTGATGGCGCTGCTGTTCGGCTTGAACGGCCTCAACGTCGTCAACAACTACGTCGGCCGCAATTTCATGACCGCGATCGCCGAACGCCAGATGGACGAGTTCATCCGGCAGGCCGTGTTTTATGTCTGCGTGTTTGCCGTCCTCACCGTTACCGGTGTCATCGCACGCTTTGTCGAGGAACGGTTGGCGCTGCTCTGGCGCGAATTCATGACCCGGCGCGCCGTCGATCTCTATCTGGAGAATGAGACTTATTACCGCGTGGAGGTCTCGGGCACGCTGAGCCATCCGGACCAGCGAATATCCGAAGACATCCAGGCGTTCACCGTCACGACGCTCTCCTACATCATCATGCTGTTCAGCAGCACGCTGACGGTGGTGACGTTCTCCGGTGTGTTATGGTCCATCAGCCCGCTGCTATTCGTCGTGGCTGTGCTCTATGCCGCCTGCGGCTCGTACATGACGATCGTGCTGGGACGGCCTCTCATCGGCCTGAACTACGAACGGCTCGACAAGGAAGCGAGCTTCAGATCCAGCCTCATGCATGTCCGCGAGAATGCCGAGTCGGTGATGGTGACGGGCGTCGAGGGGCAGCAAAGAACAAGGTTGATCCACCGCCTCGACGACCTCGTCGGCAACATCCGCATCATCACCGCTGTCAACCGGAACCTTTCCTATTTTACGAGCGGGTATAACTGGATGATACAGATCATCCCGGACCTGATCATTGCGCCCGCTTTCATGCGAGGGGAAATCGAGTTCGGCGTCATCACGCAATCCGGTGCGGCCTTCGCGATGCTCGTCGGCGCGTTCTCCCTGATCGTTCGGCAGTTCAACTCCATCTCGAACTTCGCCGCGGTGGTGTCGCGGCTGAGTTCCCTGCTGGAAGCCATTGAGAAGAGCCGAACAAGGGGTGCGACTGGCGTCGAACTGGTCAAAAAGGAGGGCGATCTGGTCTTCGACCACGTGACGCTGGGTTCAACTGGTGGTCACGCCTTGCTGCACGACCTGTCGATTTCGATCCCGCAGGGAATGCCGGTGCTGATATCGGGATCTCATGCGGCTGCCGGCGCAGCGCTCTTCAGGGCGACTGCCGGAATTCCGACCACCGGTACCGGGCGGATCACACGTCCGAACGAGGTGATGTTTCTTCCGCAGCGACCGTACCTGCCGCCGGGCTCGCTTCGGCAAATTCTTCTGCCGCCGGATGAACCGGGCGACATCTCCGACAGTCGAATGCTCGAGGTTGTGCACAGCCTCGGTCTCGGCAGCCTTGTTCACGATGCAAGCGGGCTGGAGAAGGAACAGGACCGGGAAATGTCGTTGGGCGAGCAACAGCTTCTGGCTGTCGCGAAGGTGCTATTCGCCAGACCGCGATATGTTTTTCTAGATCGGCTTGAAGCGACGCTCGGGCACGAAACCTTCCGGAAGGTGGCGAACCTGCTCACCGAAAACGCGATCACTTGTATCAACAATGGCGAAGAAGGCGATGCGCGTGATCTCTATGGCGCCGTCCTGGATTGTCAGGACGATGGCCGTTGGACCTGGACGCACCTGCGAACATGA
- a CDS encoding DnaJ C-terminal domain-containing protein, with protein sequence MTSPYETLGVSREATQKDIQSAYRKLAKKLHPDLNPGDKGAEDRFKAVSAAYALLSDEEKRGKYDRGEIDETGAETAPRHYYREYASSGDTAGRYESAHGFSDFADSDDIFSSFFSRRGGQQQRQRGRDLHFSMEISFLDAANGTRTEINLPGGGPALDLTIPPGTRDGQTLRLRGKGEPGFNGAPAGDALIDIRVRAHPLFAADGDDVRYEVPISLSEAVLGGKIRVPTIDGAVNVTIPPHTNTGKTLRLKGKGLHKSGGGHGDAYVSLKIVLPQSPDPALSAFVETWAAGKTEDPRKGMGGQA encoded by the coding sequence ATGACGAGCCCATACGAAACGCTCGGCGTCAGCCGCGAAGCGACACAAAAGGACATCCAGAGCGCCTATCGAAAGCTCGCCAAGAAACTGCACCCGGATCTGAACCCGGGAGACAAGGGGGCGGAAGACCGTTTCAAGGCGGTTTCGGCGGCTTACGCGCTCCTTAGCGACGAAGAGAAACGCGGCAAATACGACCGTGGCGAAATCGACGAAACGGGCGCAGAGACTGCGCCCCGCCACTACTATCGCGAATACGCCTCCTCCGGCGATACGGCGGGACGCTACGAGAGTGCCCACGGATTCTCGGATTTCGCAGATTCGGACGATATCTTCTCGAGTTTCTTTTCCCGTCGCGGCGGCCAGCAGCAACGCCAGCGGGGCCGCGATCTGCATTTTTCGATGGAGATCAGCTTTCTCGACGCGGCCAACGGCACCAGGACCGAGATCAACCTGCCAGGCGGCGGACCGGCGCTCGATCTCACGATCCCGCCCGGCACGCGCGATGGCCAGACGCTGCGGTTGCGCGGCAAGGGCGAGCCCGGCTTCAACGGCGCGCCGGCGGGGGACGCCCTGATCGACATTCGCGTCCGGGCCCATCCTCTGTTTGCGGCCGATGGCGATGATGTTCGTTATGAAGTGCCGATCTCGCTCAGCGAAGCGGTGCTCGGCGGCAAGATCCGGGTTCCGACGATCGACGGCGCGGTCAACGTCACGATCCCGCCGCACACCAACACCGGCAAGACATTGCGGTTGAAGGGCAAGGGTCTGCACAAGTCCGGCGGCGGCCACGGCGACGCCTATGTCAGCCTGAAGATCGTGCTGCCGCAGAGCCCTGATCCGGCGCTTTCCGCCTTCGTTGAAACCTGGGCAGCCGGAAAGACGGAAGACCCGCGCAAGGGCATGGGAGGCCAGGCATGA
- a CDS encoding chaperone modulator CbpM has product MNDREFCENLDIEVKVLRIWVEQRWLMPQEVEAGWLFEEADLARARLIQDLTGPMGVNDDGVDVAMRLLDQIHGLRGRLAVLMNAIRSQNPEVQRLILSRVEGE; this is encoded by the coding sequence ATGAACGACCGTGAATTCTGCGAAAACCTCGATATCGAAGTGAAGGTCCTGCGCATCTGGGTCGAACAGCGCTGGCTGATGCCGCAGGAGGTGGAGGCCGGCTGGCTGTTCGAAGAGGCCGACCTTGCCCGCGCCCGACTGATCCAGGATCTGACAGGTCCGATGGGCGTCAACGACGATGGCGTCGATGTCGCCATGCGGCTACTCGACCAGATCCACGGCCTGCGTGGCCGTCTCGCCGTGTTGATGAACGCCATCCGATCCCAGAATCCGGAGGTTCAAAGGCTCATTCTGTCGAGAGTCGAGGGCGAATAG
- a CDS encoding nuclear transport factor 2 family protein encodes MTERSMLETRVRALYSARNVNDLDTMMAQLDPDFSFRIVGNARLGTMALAVNTPETVRSSFEALVQNWDLSEMEMVGAYADGDTIVVHRAGVVCFVPSQTRERTEIIDKFTFRNGRIVDLTEFVDTLFVAETMGLLGRSGVDYSPSTLDRMSL; translated from the coding sequence ATGACCGAGCGAAGCATGCTGGAAACCAGGGTGCGGGCCCTCTACAGCGCCCGCAATGTCAACGACCTCGACACAATGATGGCGCAACTCGATCCCGACTTCAGCTTCCGCATCGTCGGAAACGCCAGGCTCGGCACCATGGCGCTCGCGGTCAACACACCGGAGACGGTGCGCAGCAGTTTCGAGGCGCTCGTACAGAACTGGGACCTGAGCGAGATGGAGATGGTCGGCGCTTACGCCGATGGCGACACCATCGTCGTCCACCGCGCCGGCGTCGTCTGCTTCGTTCCCTCGCAAACCCGCGAACGGACCGAGATCATCGACAAGTTCACGTTCCGTAACGGCCGGATCGTCGATCTGACAGAGTTCGTCGACACCTTGTTCGTTGCCGAGACGATGGGGCTGCTGGGCAGGTCGGGTGTAGACTATTCGCCCTCGACTCTCGACAGAATGAGCCTTTGA
- a CDS encoding DUF1775 domain-containing protein, producing the protein MTKTRIASLSLGLTLAASGIGHAHATFENDTAPVESTFKAVLQVPHGCDGKPTTEVQIKLPEGFVLAQPQPKPGWEIEIIKGDYKKAYDNHGKKVTSGPVEIRWKGGSLPDEYYDTFVVRGKVSGFDKETVLAFPTTQLCGTEGKVVWDQVAAEGQNAHDLKSPAPTVTVTMADAEDPHAGHGGHMAGADGSAKLGDLEITGGSVKAMLPGAKVGGGFLTIKNGGSSEDRLVAVESPAAARVEIHEMKMENDVMKMRKLDDGVALPAGETVELKAGGLHLMFMDVKTPFKEGDAVPVTLVFEKAGKVDAAFPVGSAKGGEAAGGHKHH; encoded by the coding sequence ATGACAAAGACCAGGATTGCTTCGCTTTCGCTCGGCCTTACCCTTGCCGCAAGCGGCATTGGCCACGCGCACGCCACGTTCGAAAACGACACGGCGCCGGTTGAGAGCACCTTCAAGGCGGTGCTGCAGGTACCGCACGGCTGCGACGGCAAGCCAACGACAGAAGTACAGATCAAGCTGCCGGAAGGGTTTGTCCTCGCCCAGCCGCAGCCGAAGCCCGGCTGGGAAATCGAAATCATCAAGGGCGACTACAAGAAGGCCTACGACAATCACGGCAAGAAGGTCACGTCCGGCCCGGTGGAAATCCGCTGGAAGGGCGGCAGCTTGCCGGACGAATATTACGACACCTTCGTCGTGCGCGGCAAAGTCTCGGGCTTCGACAAGGAGACGGTACTTGCGTTCCCGACTACGCAGCTTTGCGGAACCGAAGGCAAGGTCGTCTGGGACCAGGTTGCCGCCGAGGGTCAGAACGCGCATGACCTGAAGAGCCCGGCGCCGACCGTGACGGTCACGATGGCCGACGCCGAAGATCCGCATGCCGGCCATGGCGGACATATGGCTGGCGCAGACGGATCGGCGAAACTCGGCGACCTCGAGATCACTGGCGGCTCGGTGAAGGCCATGCTGCCCGGCGCCAAGGTCGGTGGCGGCTTCCTGACAATCAAGAATGGCGGCTCGAGCGAAGATCGGCTCGTCGCCGTCGAAAGCCCTGCGGCCGCACGCGTCGAGATCCATGAGATGAAAATGGAAAACGACGTGATGAAGATGCGCAAGCTGGATGACGGCGTTGCGCTGCCGGCCGGAGAGACGGTCGAGCTCAAGGCCGGCGGCCTGCATCTGATGTTCATGGACGTGAAAACGCCCTTCAAGGAAGGCGATGCCGTTCCTGTCACGCTCGTCTTCGAGAAGGCAGGCAAAGTCGATGCGGCGTTCCCGGTCGGCTCGGCCAAGGGCGGCGAGGCGGCCGGCGGCCACAAGCATCATTGA
- the gcvT gene encoding glycine cleavage system aminomethyltransferase GcvT, whose translation MEDNPHLKHTPLHALHLSLGARMVPFAGYDMPVQYPDGVMKEHQHTRVAAGLFDVSHMGQVIVRPKSGKIEDAALALEKLVPVDVLGLAEGRQRYGLFTNTEGGILDDLMITNRGDHLFLVVNAACKDADFELLKKGLSDTCEVTLLDDRALIALQGPHAEAVLGELWADVSAMRFMDVAEADLHDVTCIIARSGYTGEDGFEISIPVASAVDVTQRLLEHPDVKPIGLGARDSLRLEAGLCLYGNDIDTSTTPVEAGLEWAMQKARRAGGAREGGFPGADRILGQFADGASRRRVGLKPEGRAPVRGGANLFADAEGKTPVGQVTSGGFGPSVDGPVAMGYVAAGHIENGTTLFAEVRGKYLPVVVAALPFVKQTYKR comes from the coding sequence TTGGAAGACAATCCTCATTTGAAACATACGCCGCTGCATGCGCTGCACCTTTCGCTGGGCGCGCGCATGGTGCCCTTTGCCGGTTACGATATGCCGGTGCAGTACCCTGATGGCGTGATGAAGGAACACCAGCACACGCGTGTCGCCGCTGGCCTCTTCGATGTCTCGCACATGGGCCAGGTCATCGTCCGGCCGAAGTCCGGCAAGATCGAGGACGCGGCTCTGGCGCTCGAAAAGCTGGTGCCGGTGGACGTGCTGGGCCTCGCTGAAGGACGCCAGCGCTACGGCCTCTTCACCAATACCGAAGGCGGAATCCTCGACGACCTGATGATCACCAATCGCGGTGATCATCTCTTTCTCGTCGTCAACGCCGCCTGCAAGGACGCCGACTTCGAGCTTCTGAAAAAGGGCCTTTCCGACACCTGCGAGGTCACGCTGCTCGACGATCGCGCGCTGATCGCGCTTCAGGGGCCGCATGCTGAGGCCGTACTCGGTGAACTCTGGGCCGATGTCTCGGCCATGCGTTTCATGGACGTCGCCGAGGCCGACCTGCACGACGTGACCTGCATTATCGCGCGCTCGGGCTATACCGGCGAAGACGGCTTCGAGATTTCCATCCCCGTTGCCTCCGCCGTTGATGTGACACAGCGCCTGCTGGAGCATCCGGATGTGAAGCCGATCGGCCTCGGCGCCCGCGATTCGCTGCGTCTGGAAGCCGGACTTTGTCTCTATGGCAACGATATTGACACCAGCACGACCCCCGTCGAAGCCGGGCTCGAATGGGCCATGCAGAAGGCGCGCCGCGCCGGTGGCGCCCGTGAAGGCGGCTTCCCCGGTGCCGACCGTATCCTCGGCCAGTTCGCCGATGGCGCTTCGCGTCGTCGCGTCGGGCTAAAGCCCGAGGGACGCGCGCCCGTTCGCGGTGGGGCAAATCTCTTTGCCGATGCCGAGGGCAAGACTCCGGTCGGCCAGGTGACGTCGGGCGGTTTCGGTCCTTCCGTCGATGGTCCTGTCGCCATGGGCTACGTCGCCGCCGGCCACATCGAAAACGGCACCACCCTTTTTGCGGAAGTGCGCGGCAAGTACCTGCCTGTCGTCGTCGCCGCCCTGCCCTTTGTCAAACAAACCTACAAACGCTGA
- the gcvH gene encoding glycine cleavage system protein GcvH: MLKFTDEHEWLKVEAGVATVGITEHAAGQLGDLVFVELPETGSTFAKGDTAATVESVKAASDVYCPLDGEIVEVNQAIVDDPSLVNSDPQGAAWFFKLKLADPNAADALLDEAAYKELVA, encoded by the coding sequence ATGTTGAAGTTCACCGACGAACACGAGTGGCTGAAGGTCGAAGCTGGCGTAGCAACGGTCGGCATCACCGAACATGCCGCCGGCCAGCTCGGCGACCTCGTCTTCGTGGAACTACCGGAAACCGGCTCCACGTTCGCCAAGGGCGATACTGCCGCGACCGTCGAGTCCGTCAAGGCGGCATCCGACGTCTATTGTCCGCTTGATGGCGAAATCGTCGAAGTGAACCAGGCGATCGTCGACGATCCGTCGCTCGTCAACAGCGATCCGCAGGGCGCTGCCTGGTTCTTCAAGCTGAAGCTCGCCGATCCGAACGCGGCCGACGCCCTTCTCGACGAAGCGGCCTACAAGGAGCTCGTCGCCTGA
- the gcvP gene encoding aminomethyl-transferring glycine dehydrogenase codes for MSMPKDFTFTDYKPYDFANRRHIGPSPAEMDEMLKVVGYPTLDALIDDTVPPSIRQKTPLAWGAPMTEREALDKMRETANRNQKLVSLIGQGYYGTITPPVIQRNILENPAWYTAYTPYQPEISQGRLEALLNYQTMVCDLTGLDVANASLLDEATAAAEAMAMAERVSKSKAKAFFVDENCHPQTIALLKTRGEPLGWQIVIGNPFTDLDPVDVFGAIFQYPGTYGHVNDFTGLIARLHQTGAIATIAADPLALALLKSPGEMGADIAIGCTQRFGVPVGYGGPHAAYMAVKDAHKRSMPGRLVGVSVDARGNRAYRLSLQTREQHIRREKATSNICTAQVLLAVMASMYAVFHGPKGIKAIAQSVHQKTVRLAMGLEKLGYTVEPDVFFDTITVEVGKLQGIILKTAVAEEVNLRKIGETKIGISLDERSRPVTLEAVWRAFGGDFKVEEFEPGYRLPQPLLRTSEYLMHPIFHMNRAESEMTRYIRRLSDRDLALDRAMIPLGSCTMKLNATAEMLPITWPEFAEIHPFVPKDQAAGYQHMIEDLSEKLCAVTGYDAISMQPNSGAQGEYAGLLTIRAYHLAQGNAHRDVCLIPTSAHGTNPASAQMAGMKVVVIKVSENGDIDMDDFRAKAEQYAENLSCCMITYPSTHGVFEENVREVCEIVHKHGGQVYLDGANMNAMVGLARPGDIGSDVSHLNLHKTFCIPHGGGGPGMGPIGVKAHLAPYLPGHPETDGNDGAVSAAPFGSASILPISWSYCLMMGGEGLTQATKVAILNANYIAARLKGAYEVLYKSSRGRVAHECIIDTRPLVESAGVTVDDVAKRLIDCGFHAPTMSWPVAGTLMIEPTESETKAEIDRFCDAMLAIREEARAIEEGRMDKANNPLKNAPHTVEDLVGDWDRPYSREQACFPPGAFRVDKYWSPVNRVDNVYGDRNLVCTCPPLESYAEAAE; via the coding sequence ATGAGCATGCCCAAGGATTTCACCTTCACGGACTATAAGCCGTATGACTTCGCCAATCGGCGTCATATCGGCCCGTCGCCGGCCGAAATGGACGAGATGCTGAAGGTCGTCGGTTATCCGACGCTCGACGCGCTCATCGACGACACGGTCCCGCCGTCGATCCGCCAGAAGACGCCGCTCGCCTGGGGCGCGCCGATGACCGAGCGCGAAGCGCTCGACAAGATGCGCGAAACGGCCAATCGCAATCAGAAGCTCGTTTCGCTGATCGGCCAGGGCTATTACGGCACGATCACGCCGCCGGTGATCCAGCGCAACATCCTGGAAAACCCCGCCTGGTACACGGCCTATACGCCCTACCAGCCCGAGATCAGCCAGGGCCGTCTCGAAGCGCTGCTCAACTACCAGACCATGGTCTGCGACCTGACCGGCCTTGACGTTGCCAACGCCTCGCTGCTCGACGAAGCGACGGCTGCCGCCGAAGCCATGGCGATGGCCGAACGCGTATCGAAGTCCAAGGCGAAGGCCTTCTTCGTCGACGAGAACTGCCATCCGCAGACGATCGCACTGCTGAAGACCCGTGGCGAGCCGCTCGGCTGGCAGATTGTCATCGGCAATCCCTTCACCGATCTCGATCCGGTCGACGTCTTTGGCGCGATCTTCCAGTATCCGGGCACCTACGGCCACGTGAACGATTTCACCGGCCTGATTGCCCGCCTGCACCAGACCGGCGCGATCGCGACCATCGCTGCCGATCCGCTGGCGCTGGCCCTGCTGAAGTCCCCCGGCGAAATGGGCGCCGATATCGCCATCGGCTGCACCCAGCGCTTCGGCGTTCCGGTCGGCTACGGTGGACCGCATGCGGCCTATATGGCCGTCAAGGATGCGCACAAGCGCTCCATGCCCGGCCGTCTTGTCGGCGTTTCGGTCGATGCCCGCGGCAACCGTGCCTATCGCCTGTCGCTACAGACGCGCGAACAGCACATCCGCCGCGAAAAGGCGACGTCGAACATCTGCACCGCGCAGGTTCTGCTCGCCGTCATGGCGTCGATGTACGCCGTCTTCCACGGACCGAAGGGCATCAAAGCGATCGCCCAGAGCGTTCACCAGAAGACCGTGCGTCTCGCCATGGGCCTCGAAAAGCTCGGCTACACCGTCGAACCGGACGTGTTCTTCGATACGATCACCGTTGAGGTCGGCAAGTTGCAGGGCATCATCCTCAAGACGGCTGTCGCCGAGGAAGTGAACCTGCGCAAGATCGGCGAAACCAAGATCGGCATCAGCCTCGACGAGCGCTCGCGCCCCGTCACGCTCGAAGCCGTCTGGCGCGCCTTCGGTGGCGACTTCAAGGTGGAGGAGTTCGAGCCGGGTTACCGCCTGCCGCAGCCGCTGCTGCGCACCAGCGAATACCTGATGCACCCGATCTTCCACATGAACCGCGCCGAAAGCGAGATGACGCGGTATATCCGCCGTCTTTCGGACCGCGATCTTGCGCTCGACCGTGCGATGATTCCGCTCGGCTCCTGCACGATGAAGCTCAACGCGACTGCGGAAATGCTGCCGATCACCTGGCCGGAATTTGCCGAAATCCATCCTTTCGTTCCGAAGGACCAGGCGGCCGGCTACCAGCACATGATCGAGGACCTGTCGGAGAAGCTCTGCGCCGTCACCGGCTATGACGCGATCTCGATGCAGCCGAATTCCGGTGCGCAGGGCGAGTATGCAGGTCTCCTGACGATCCGGGCGTACCACCTGGCGCAGGGCAACGCCCATCGCGACGTCTGCCTGATCCCGACCTCGGCGCACGGCACCAACCCTGCCTCGGCCCAGATGGCCGGCATGAAGGTGGTCGTCATCAAGGTCAGCGAAAACGGCGACATCGACATGGACGATTTCCGTGCGAAGGCCGAGCAGTACGCGGAAAACCTCTCGTGCTGCATGATCACCTATCCGTCGACCCACGGTGTGTTCGAGGAGAACGTGCGTGAGGTCTGCGAGATCGTGCACAAGCACGGCGGCCAGGTCTACTTGGACGGCGCCAACATGAACGCCATGGTCGGCCTCGCCCGCCCTGGCGACATCGGCTCCGACGTCAGCCACCTGAACCTGCACAAGACCTTCTGCATCCCGCACGGCGGCGGCGGTCCCGGTATGGGGCCAATCGGCGTCAAGGCGCATCTGGCACCCTACCTGCCCGGCCACCCGGAAACCGACGGCAATGACGGTGCGGTTTCGGCAGCGCCATTCGGCTCGGCTTCGATCCTGCCGATCTCGTGGAGCTACTGCCTGATGATGGGCGGCGAAGGCCTGACCCAGGCGACGAAGGTGGCGATCCTCAACGCCAACTACATCGCTGCCCGCCTGAAGGGCGCCTATGAGGTGCTCTACAAGTCGTCCAGGGGCCGCGTCGCGCATGAGTGCATCATCGACACCCGTCCGCTGGTCGAAAGCGCCGGCGTCACTGTCGACGATGTCGCCAAGCGGCTGATCGACTGCGGCTTCCACGCCCCGACCATGAGCTGGCCGGTTGCCGGTACGCTGATGATCGAGCCGACCGAATCGGAAACCAAGGCCGAGATCGACCGTTTCTGCGATGCGATGCTGGCGATCCGCGAGGAAGCCCGCGCGATCGAGGAAGGTCGCATGGACAAGGCCAACAACCCGCTGAAGAACGCTCCGCACACGGTCGAAGACCTGGTCGGCGATTGGGATCGTCCCTACTCGCGCGAACAGGCCTGCTTCCCGCCGGGCGCCTTCCGTGTCGACAAGTACTGGTCGCCGGTCAACCGCGTCGACAACGTGTATGGCGACCGCAACCTCGTCTGCACCTGCCCGCCGCTGGAAAGCTACGCGGAAGCGGCAGAGTAA
- a CDS encoding response regulator, giving the protein MASTPKRVLLVEDDAHDARFVMRAFAQVDETIDLVLAADADNATEHLAQTHFDYVLLDIKLPGNDGIELLRRIRRGQATVLIPIIVLTSSINPTDVLHCYRAGANAYVAKPASVAGYRHFAEAFVRFWIENTILPPGMTSRR; this is encoded by the coding sequence GTGGCCTCGACGCCAAAGCGAGTGCTCTTGGTGGAGGACGACGCGCACGACGCGCGCTTCGTTATGCGTGCCTTCGCACAGGTCGACGAAACGATCGATCTGGTGTTGGCGGCAGACGCAGACAACGCGACCGAGCATCTTGCCCAAACCCATTTCGACTATGTGCTCCTGGACATCAAATTGCCCGGCAACGACGGCATCGAGCTTCTGCGGCGCATCCGCAGGGGACAGGCGACCGTCCTGATCCCGATCATCGTGCTGACCTCATCCATCAATCCGACCGACGTGCTCCATTGTTACCGGGCCGGCGCCAATGCCTATGTGGCCAAGCCTGCTTCGGTCGCCGGCTACAGGCATTTTGCCGAGGCTTTCGTGCGATTCTGGATCGAGAACACCATTCTGCCTCCCGGAATGACCTCGCGTCGGTAG
- a CDS encoding sensor histidine kinase, giving the protein MAAFNEDLVFKALYETFPDPVIIIDAERIIRSANNAALRQFGYSPEEFIDRSVRLIYANDAEYEKRLRNRAARVDETAAQTSNYLYARRDGSTFSGHLRTTPLLDEQGEELALIGIIRDVSDLTEAVGERQKASEMLNAALEAMPEGFAIFDRQERLIVHNRAYQVICGPAGAALEPGITAEEIMLLARQGGHYPDALPGTREGDEWIASRLHDFRHPDGRPKIYRYADDRWLRVENIKAKDGNTVVARVDVTDLKRAELTLERQRQELEHKNEALDQFTATVSHDLKAPLRHISMFSEMIEDDLAAGNQIELAENARHLRDSVRRMNRVIDSLLDYAQIAHRISHWTEVRLADIVAETLTILAGDAQEAQATFEVGDLPQLEGDPELLRRLVQNLIGNAIKYRYADRQPVIRIQGGLVDQIVEFVVEDNGIGIDPRFSARIFEVFQRLHKDETVYGGTGIGLALAKRIAESHEGSIRLDTTFREGARFIVLLPRRLRKAN; this is encoded by the coding sequence ATGGCGGCGTTCAATGAGGATCTCGTCTTCAAGGCGCTCTACGAGACATTTCCCGACCCTGTGATCATCATCGATGCCGAGCGCATCATCCGCTCCGCAAACAACGCCGCCCTTCGTCAGTTCGGCTATTCTCCGGAAGAATTCATCGACCGCTCGGTGCGGCTGATCTATGCCAACGACGCTGAATATGAAAAGCGCCTGCGGAACCGCGCAGCGCGCGTCGACGAAACCGCCGCCCAGACGTCGAACTATCTCTATGCCAGGCGCGACGGATCTACATTTTCCGGCCACCTCCGCACCACGCCGCTGCTCGACGAGCAGGGGGAGGAACTGGCGCTCATCGGCATCATCCGCGATGTTTCGGATCTCACGGAGGCGGTAGGCGAGCGTCAGAAAGCGTCCGAGATGCTCAACGCGGCGCTGGAAGCCATGCCTGAAGGCTTTGCCATATTTGATCGGCAAGAGCGGCTGATCGTCCACAACAGGGCCTATCAGGTGATCTGCGGGCCGGCAGGTGCAGCGCTGGAGCCTGGCATCACCGCCGAAGAAATCATGCTTCTGGCGCGACAGGGTGGTCACTATCCCGATGCCTTGCCGGGCACCCGCGAGGGCGACGAATGGATCGCTTCACGCCTGCACGATTTCCGCCATCCCGACGGTCGGCCCAAAATCTATCGCTATGCTGATGATCGCTGGCTGCGCGTGGAGAACATCAAGGCGAAGGACGGCAACACCGTCGTTGCGCGTGTCGATGTCACCGACCTCAAGCGCGCGGAACTCACGCTCGAGCGCCAACGGCAGGAATTGGAGCACAAGAACGAAGCGCTCGACCAGTTCACTGCGACGGTGTCCCATGACCTCAAGGCGCCGCTCCGACACATCTCCATGTTTTCTGAAATGATCGAAGACGATCTCGCTGCAGGAAACCAGATCGAACTTGCCGAGAATGCGCGCCATCTGCGTGACAGCGTCCGGCGCATGAACCGGGTAATCGACAGCCTGCTCGACTATGCGCAGATCGCGCACCGGATCAGCCATTGGACGGAGGTGCGGCTCGCGGACATCGTTGCCGAGACGCTGACCATTCTTGCCGGCGACGCACAGGAAGCACAGGCAACCTTCGAGGTTGGCGACCTGCCGCAGCTGGAAGGCGACCCGGAGCTTCTCCGCCGCCTGGTTCAGAACCTGATCGGCAATGCGATCAAGTATCGGTACGCCGACCGCCAACCGGTGATCCGCATTCAAGGCGGCCTCGTCGATCAGATCGTCGAGTTCGTGGTCGAAGACAACGGCATCGGCATCGATCCGCGCTTTTCAGCCCGGATCTTCGAAGTGTTCCAACGGCTGCACAAGGACGAGACTGTCTATGGCGGTACCGGCATCGGCCTCGCACTGGCCAAACGCATAGCTGAAAGTCACGAAGGCTCGATCCGACTTGACACGACCTTCCGCGAAGGCGCACGTTTCATCGTGCTTCTTCCGAGGCGGCTACGGAAGGCGAACTAG